A window from Mus caroli chromosome 2, CAROLI_EIJ_v1.1, whole genome shotgun sequence encodes these proteins:
- the Ier5l gene encoding immediate early response gene 5-like protein: protein MECALDAQSLISISLRKIHSSRTQRGGIKLHKNLLVSYVLRNARQLYLSERYAELYRRQQQQQQQQPPHHQHQHLAYAAPGMPASAADFGPLQLGGGGDAEAREPVARHQLHQLHQLHQLHLQQQLHQHQHPAPRGCTAAAPVAVAGAPAGCAGALSELPGCAALQPPHGAPHRGQHLEPLQPAPAPLPPPAPAALCPRDPRVPAACSAPSVPPGAAPPTVAASSPPASTAPSSSTGFYRGAYPAPSDFGVHCSSQTTVLDLDTHVVTTVENGYLHQDCCASAHCPCCGQGAPGPGLASAAGCKRKYYPGQEEEDDEEDAGDLGAEPPGATPFAPCKRARFEDFCPDSSPDASNISNLISIFGSGFSGLVSRQPDSSEQPPPLNGQLCAKQALASLGAWTRAIVAF from the coding sequence ATGGAGTGCGCCCTGGACGCCCAGAGCCTGATCAGCATCTCCCTGCGCAAGATCCACAGCTCCCGGACCCAGCGCGGCGGCATCAAGCTGCACAAGAACCTCCTGGTGTCCTACGTGCTCCGCAACGCGCGCCAGCTCTACCTGAGCGAGCGCTACGCCGAGCTCTACCGgcgccagcagcagcagcagcaacagcagccgccccaccaccagcaccagcacctcGCTTACGCGGCGCCCGGAATGCCGGCCAGCGCGGCCGACTTCGGCCCGCTCCAACTTGGCGGCGGCGGGGACGCGGAGGCGCGCGAGCCGGTTGCCCGGCACCAGCTGCACCAGCTCCACCAGCTTCACCAGCTGCACCTCCAGCAGCAGCTGCACCAACACCAGCACCCGGCGCCCAGGGGCTGCACGGCGGCGGCGCCGGTGGCGGTGGCCGGGGCGCCCGCGGGCTGCGCGGGGGCGCTCTCGGAGCTGCCCGGGTGCGCTGCGCTCCAGCCGCCGCACGGCGCGCCCCACCGCGGGCAGCACTTGGAGCCGCTGCAGCCGGCTCCTGCGCCGCTGCCGCCGCCCGCGCCCGCCGCGCTCTGCCCGCGGGACCCTCGTGTCCCGGCCGCTTGCTCTGCGCCCTCGGTGCCTCCGGGGGCTGCCCCTCCGACCGTCGCTGCCTCCTCTCCGCCCGCCTCTACAGCCCCTTCCTCATCCACTGGCTTCTACCGGGGCGCGTACCCGGCCCCCTCGGACTTCGGCGTGCACTGCAGCAGCCAGACCACCGTGCTGGACCTGGACACTCACGTGGTGACCACGGTAGAAAACGGCTACTTGCACCAGGACTGCTGCGCCTCCGCCCACTGCCCCTGCTGTGGCCAGGGCGCTCCGGGACCCGGTCTGGCGTCCGCCGCTGGTTGCAAGCGCAAGTATTACCCTGGCCAGGAAGAAGAGGACGACGAAGAGGACGCGGGCGACCTGGGAGCCGAGCCCCCCGGGGCTACCCCGTTCGCCCCCTGTAAGCGCGCCCGCTTCGAGGACTTCTGCCCGGACTCGTCCCCGGACGCGTCCAACATCTCAAACTTGATCTCCATCTTTGGCTCGGGCTTCTCGGGGCTGGTGAGCCGACAGCCGGACTCCTCGGAGCAGCCGCCGCCGCTCAACGGGCAGCTGTGCGCCAAGCAGGCGCTCGCCAGCCTCGGCGCCTGGACTCGAGCCATTGTCGCCTTCTAG